The genomic stretch CTTCCCAATTTGACATCGACAGAGAACGTCACGGCTCGTCGAATTTTTATCATCACATTGAGGtaagttaatataatttatatttaaataaaatatatatgtatataaatcttTACATTTCTAACATTtcagcttttaatttttatataaaattattatataagaTAAAGTAtatcaggtttttttttttttttgtagaaacgGAATTTCCAACGTAGCCCTTCTTTTCGAAGGGAGACCACTCTCGTCCGTATAAAGAATCAATATTTTGCGACTGGCCGAGCACATGACGCCTCTGCTGTATTTGTCAACGCACTGAACGCCAAGGCAAACATCTTTTCTAGAGGAGTTGAGAATCTAGTAAAATATTAGCATAGTCCTTATGCAGGCGTATGCAAGTCTCGGAGATCGTTGGCCGGCGTTCAGCGCGTCGGAAGATAAACCCAGATTGCGGTATCGCGGAGAGACGATCTTTCTTTCGAACGCACTGTAACGCGGTTCAACTGATGCCAGtggtttttttctctcgcacgatgttttttttctcgccaCTTATGTGCCATCCTCGCCCAATGCGTAGTTAGAAGCGCGACCGTATTTGCTTGGCTTGGTTTAATGAAGCGTTGTTAGATGACTAGAGGTGTTATAAGACTACTTACTTTACGCCCACCTTAAAACCTGCGCACGACAAAAAATCAGCCAAAAATTAGTAGTCGCACGACACGCGCGGACTCTTACCTACGAGTGCGATTAGTAGATTTAATTACTGTCATATTTAgcaaacattaatatttgtattaactTGCATCGAAAGTGCAAGATAAGCCACATTAAACATTGATTGTACCGAGTTATCAAGTGAATTATAGTTATAAGTTTCGCATACCGGAACCAGCacgaaaatatatctaaaattctagataaaaaaaaaatttctttttctcaagaaattataattaaattttataatataagcaagattaaattgataaaatttaaaattatttaatttgaaataaagcATTTAGGGAACAACAGTTTATCGGTTGTTTGAGTTTTATCTAACTGATCTGGGAAagaataaaactattttttattttttttaattatgtagcTCGTGCTCACTGCTGTACGCGAAATGTATCAGGAATAAATGTCATTTAAACCTTCTGTTCAGGCATTTAGCGTTTGTCGACATAACTATTATTTCGGGAAACATTCTCAAGGCCTGGGAATCGTTATCTTAAGCGGAGTCAAAGAAACCAGATTGTATCGAACGTACCTAGACCGTATAGGCTTGCTCTTAGTGACGGCTTGCCTGGAATGCGGTCTCGTATTCGGTTGCGATAGCTCACTGTCGCTGCTGGCTAAGGAGGATCTCGCCGCCACGGCCCCATGAGCAAAATCTTTCCTGTTGAGTAACGCGTTAGAATATTATTCGCCATTAGCGGTTTCGTCTCGCAATCATGGACTGTTGTGCGCGAGCCTAACATGGCTGCGAGCACATGAGTGAAAGTGAATTCAAAGACTCTTCGGAATGACAGACACTTCGTATATATGTATTGCATAGCGGAGGAGACCTTTGCCCTTCTTAATCCTTTTGCGTAGTCCGCGTATAAAAATTCCGCGTTcacttttcattttctttccttcACGAATATACGGCGAGTAGGAAGAATAAAGCCCCTAATTATTtgacttttttaaaaaatcggaACCTAAGTGGCACGTTTTCCCATTTATCATTATCCTTTATCTCATTTTCAATAcatgaatatattatattagattGTTATGAAAAAGATTCCTGTCTttcaagaaatatataaatataagttataaaaatttaccttagaaattaataaaaaggtaTTGCGTGATATATTTGTGTgattaaaaatcattttacGCTTACCTGTAATTGTCGGATCTGGGCGTAGAGCTGAGATTTGCCGTTTTAGCGACGTTTACGTGCGCGTCTACAAAGACAGGCGAACTCTTGGGTATATCGCACACCACTTTGGGATGCACCGTGGTTTGCTTATATTCCAGATGCGACGACGACTCGGTGGGCGCCCAGTCGTAATACTTTGGCCGGTAATCTTTGTACTCCCTCGGTTGCTGTTGatgttgctgttgctgctgctgtcTAGAATCCATACTGGGCGCTCTTTTACGCAAATACTCGTCGCTACTGACGCTGCTCTTTCGTATGGTTGTCATTTTCGCTGGTGGAACTGACGTGGGTGACGACGCGGATGACGATGGCGCGCCGTCCGGGTCCGCACGAGATAACTGCGAGCTGTCCCACACAGTGGGTAAACTACTACAATTGAAACAGGTTATTAGTAAATAAGTTCTGAAAAtcttatctaaaaaaattagagacgGAAGGAcgaaaaatatctaatttaatttaatcagaaaatataaatgtaaccTGCAACACGCCGTCGGCCATAgatcactcaattgtaattatcataaaaaaattattataattaattaatgtcgttaaaaattaaagcgtTTAATCACCTTAAATTTTCATCCATACTGTATAAGCGAAGTTGTTGTCTAATATTTGCTTTCTCTCTGGCTCGTTTTCGTTGAAATTCCTCCTCTACCTTCCGCATCGCCTCTAGCTCGCCTTTTCTTTGTCTTTCCTTGGCTTCTGCTTCTCGCGATAGCTTCTCTGCCAATCTACGCCTCTCTATCTGCCGCACAGTACTCTGGAACGTGAATCTACGTCCTTTTGAGTTGCTCTTTAATGGTGCCTTGACTTCCGGTGTTAATTCCTTATCATCCTGCAAATTTTGCTGAACGCCAACGGGCGAAGCACTTCGCTGCTTCATCTCAGAAATGTTTTCACACGATTTGGAAAATCTACCATTCACTTTTCCATCGTTTGCGAAagacttttcttttaaaactgATTCTTTGGATTGCTTACTCGTCTTCTCTATATCTTTGTTCGATTTTCTAAATTCATCTATGCCGTTCTTGCGGAATTTAGATCCAGAGCTGTTGCCAGAATTCTTCTCACTTTCCACCGCCATGTTACTCCTGTAGCTCAAACTCTGCGGCTGATATTGAGAGTCATTAGATTCGGGCAGGTACATTACGTGACCGCCAGAGGCTAAGTATGAGAAAGAAGGCGGCTTCATAATCGCGGGAAAATCAGAGCGATCCTCCAAATCTTCTGCTAGAAtttcgtcgtcatcgtcttcATCAAAGCTGGGTTTCCAGCCGGGTGGCGAGGATCGTGTCACGTCTGTGATCTGAGTATGTTGTAGCGATGTCGGGGCGCTTGTCGATAGCAGCCAATTATCATCCAAAATATCGCGAGTGCGCTTTCTCTCCAAATCCAACGGTCCGAGTCCGAGAGCGCCCGACACCGATCTTTTCAGTTTCTGTAACGAATTGAAGGTTGAGCCTTCCTTATTCTTTAAATCCGGATTGTACAAGTACATTCGATTGTCGTCGCGCGGCAACGACAACGAGAACACGTGCGCTCTGGGCGGAAATTTCACTGGTGTCGGCATCGGCGGTGGTGAATCTACCCCAGCGTCACTGCTGGACTCTTCGCCTAGATCTTGTTGTGGCGTCCAGGCCGGTCTTGTAGCTGCTGTCTTCAATCGATTGTTGTTGGTATTGGTGCTGATATCTAATGAATCGTCATTAGCCGCGCCGGCGTCCCCGGATATTCCGGAATCGCCGGACTTGTCGTGCGAGCTTCGCGGACCGAGTGCAATTAGCGGCGGAGGCGGCCTCGAAAGTCGTTCGATGCGTTCCTCGAACATCACCTAACACCCAGCAAcgtagtttaattaattaattttatacgtctTTAGTTCTATTTTTGgtaattaagtattttttaacttgttaataaaatatatattttaagtttttacgCGCTTACCGGAATTTCTTCGCTCGCTGTGCTCATAGTTGGTCCAGGAGCTTCTAACGCCGACAGCAATCTCCATGCCGCCGACGGTGAAAATCGCGGGATTTCCAACTGTTTCTTAGGTAATGTAGGACGTAACTTTAATGAGATATCTTCGATTCCACTTTTTccctaaaaattaaaattatttagttcataaaaaaaaaaaaaaaagatttgataacttttgcgtttaaaaaattaagtatacaAATGACGATTTTTATTgacagtattaaaaataaataaattaattaattaataaaaaagaataagatatTACATCATCCGTGTAGTCGTGGCATTCGATTGCGCCATTGATCTCCCTGGCTTGCAATCGGGATTGAATTTGCTCCATGTGCTGGTCCACGCAATTCCGTGACTCATTCGACTGCGTTCCGTCCATGCCGAAGTAAAAGGTTTTCGGTGCGGACTTCTCCGGTAACGGTAATCTAGAGACATGATTGAGAACACATCAAACTCCGTAGAATGATCACGAGCGAACATGTTAATTAATCATCGCTCGCTCGTAGTCATCGTAGAATTAATTGCGTGTCTATATGCATCCCGCGCATGCAAGGCGTTCATTGATAGCGGAAATAATTACCGGAATCGCTCGACATACGCGAGCGCATCCGCGACTCGCGAGCAAGAGATAAATCGACCGGAGACGCGAGAGCAACTTACACGTGCCAATTTTTCTCGCGGACGGCTTCCTTGGCTTCTGGTTTTCTCGCGAGCTTCTCTTTGGATTTTGCGTCCTTTTTCTCTGCTGTCGCGGGAACAGGTTCGCAGGACCATCTCTTCTCGTCCGACAAGCCATCAGTATTCCTAACGTCGCTCTTCCGCCATCTACGATCGGgatctctttccttttctcgctccTTAGcctcgctcgttcgctcggGCGTGCTTTCCCTCCCGGAGCCCTGGCCGCGAGAATCCGTGACCCTGATGTAAGGTCTCACCGGGCTCTCCGATCTGGTTCTCCCCGTGTCCGCTGCATTTTCGTACTTCCGGCTTTTCGTGACGCTCTTCGCCCGCTGATAGTCCTCAAGAAGATCCCTGCGCTCTTTCTCCGACGTGAGTTTTTCTCCCGCAGAGTGTCTTGCGGCATCCTGACGTTCCTTCGACCCTTTCCGAAGAGGTTCTTTCGGGCGCATACCTGAAGACTGGTCGTACATCGCTGACTTTTCGACAAGTCGTCTCTTCCCGCCTGACACGCCCTCCGCCTGTCTCTCCTCCAGGTAGTCCTTGGCTCTCCCGGTATCGCGAGCGTTTCCCTTGCGCTCGTTGTACGAGCTGTGCTTATTTTCGGTACGGCTGCAGCGATCGGCCAGTCGCCTCTCCTCAACTATCCTGTCCTCGACCGCGCGTTCCTCGGGGGAAATCTCTTCGTTCTTAGCCGATCTCTTTTCCGGCCTCTTCGCTTCCTCGAGTTTCGACTCTTTCGTACATCGATCGGTATCGCTACCACGTTCCAGGTTCGCCGTCTCCGCGGACGATCTGCCGCCGCAGTTGAGCTTGTTGCGTACTTTTCTGGCTACCTGCATCAGCTCTGCCTGGAATTCAGGGCTGCTCATGCTCCTCTGCAGCGTGTTCTTGCCGTCGAAAACTCGCGAGCGTCTGTGCTCGTCCCGGCACCAGCGATCCTGATGGAGATGACTGTTCTGATCGCGCCAGACGAGTCTGTTCTCCTTGTTCGCGACCCGGCCGTCTTCATCCCGCCACCGTCGCCCATTCTCCAGGCCGCTGCCGCCGTTCTCGCAGCGTTCTGTAATAACGTGAGGTTGCGACGACGAGGTAAGCCAGTTGACCTGCGCCCGCTTCGACTCCGCTCGAGTTTTAAACAGGCGCGACCGTCTTGGCGGCGGCTGAACCTCATCCTCGCCACGGCAGCCTCCCGACCGATCTTGACCGGACTCGGCGTATCTGGGAATAATGTTCCTACGTCGAAACATGGGTGTTTTAAACAACCGATCTCAATACAAATCACTAAGATTCTAATATtccatatatttaataaaattaatatatttaatatattaatatatatttaatagaaagaGATCACAGTTTgtaaaatagtattaatagATCCGAACGATAAAAGAATGCGTTCCTTACCTGTAAGAGTCTGGGGACG from Cardiocondyla obscurior isolate alpha-2009 linkage group LG12, Cobs3.1, whole genome shotgun sequence encodes the following:
- the LOC139107163 gene encoding uncharacterized protein isoform X3 — its product is MGNNGSSSHQYCASNGHEVAGRGWTQSFPRELGRHHPQQQTGHKVLPEPPNQRLRATNNGSIIHNGGTISGRRPPALTLPHDLNKQGIFRSRSTSASNIGASRGRKLEHHCCYYGNARCCMENEMQELKRFGSEPDLRYSPMAREAARCNGKPQHQHAMEHRHCGSGHYPERECRERESRYRGKKKYKAPAPPSNGVIDGSSPDSYRNIIPRYAESGQDRSGGCRGEDEVQPPPRRSRLFKTRAESKRAQVNWLTSSSQPHVITERCENGGSGLENGRRWRDEDGRVANKENRLVWRDQNSHLHQDRWCRDEHRRSRVFDGKNTLQRSMSSPEFQAELMQVARKVRNKLNCGGRSSAETANLERGSDTDRCTKESKLEEAKRPEKRSAKNEEISPEERAVEDRIVEERRLADRCSRTENKHSSYNERKGNARDTGRAKDYLEERQAEGVSGGKRRLVEKSAMYDQSSGMRPKEPLRKGSKERQDAARHSAGEKLTSEKERRDLLEDYQRAKSVTKSRKYENAADTGRTRSESPVRPYIRVTDSRGQGSGRESTPERTSEAKEREKERDPDRRWRKSDVRNTDGLSDEKRWSCEPVPATAEKKDAKSKEKLARKPEAKEAVREKNWHVLPLPEKSAPKTFYFGMDGTQSNESRNCVDQHMEQIQSRLQAREINGAIECHDYTDDGKSGIEDISLKLRPTLPKKQLEIPRFSPSAAWRLLSALEAPGPTMSTASEEIPVMFEERIERLSRPPPPLIALGPRSSHDKSGDSGISGDAGAANDDSLDISTNTNNNRLKTAATRPAWTPQQDLGEESSSDAGVDSPPPMPTPVKFPPRAHVFSLSLPRDDNRMYLYNPDLKNKEGSTFNSLQKLKRSVSGALGLGPLDLERKRTRDILDDNWLLSTSAPTSLQHTQITDVTRSSPPGWKPSFDEDDDDEILAEDLEDRSDFPAIMKPPSFSYLASGGHVMYLPESNDSQYQPQSLSYRSNMAVESEKNSGNSSGSKFRKNGIDEFRKSNKDIEKTSKQSKESVLKEKSFANDGKVNGRFSKSCENISEMKQRSASPVGVQQNLQDDKELTPEVKAPLKSNSKGRRFTFQSTVRQIERRRLAEKLSREAEAKERQRKGELEAMRKVEEEFQRKRAREKANIRQQLRLYSMDENLSSLPTVWDSSQLSRADPDGAPSSSASSPTSVPPAKMTTIRKSSVSSDEYLRKRAPSMDSRQQQQQQHQQQPREYKDYRPKYYDWAPTESSSHLEYKQTTVHPKVVCDIPKSSPVFVDAHVNVAKTANLSSTPRSDNYRKDFAHGAVAARSSLASSDSELSQPNTRPHSRQAVTKSKPIRSRF
- the LOC139107163 gene encoding protein split ends-like isoform X1, which codes for MGNNGSSSHQYCASNGHEVAGRGWTQSFPRELGRHHPQQQTGHKVLPEPPNQRLRATNNGSIIHNGGTISGRRPPALTLPHDLNKQGIFRSRSTSASNIGASRGRKLEHHCCYYGNARCCMENEMQELKRFGSEPDLRYSPMAREAARCNGKPQHQHAMEHRHCGSGHYPERECRERESRYRGKKKYKAPAPPSNGVIDGSSPDSYRNIIPRYAESGQDRSGGCRGEDEVQPPPRRSRLFKTRAESKRAQVNWLTSSSQPHVITERCENGGSGLENGRRWRDEDGRVANKENRLVWRDQNSHLHQDRWCRDEHRRSRVFDGKNTLQRSMSSPEFQAELMQVARKVRNKLNCGGRSSAETANLERGSDTDRCTKESKLEEAKRPEKRSAKNEEISPEERAVEDRIVEERRLADRCSRTENKHSSYNERKGNARDTGRAKDYLEERQAEGVSGGKRRLVEKSAMYDQSSGMRPKEPLRKGSKERQDAARHSAGEKLTSEKERRDLLEDYQRAKSVTKSRKYENAADTGRTRSESPVRPYIRVTDSRGQGSGRESTPERTSEAKEREKERDPDRRWRKSDVRNTDGLSDEKRWSCEPVPATAEKKDAKSKEKLARKPEAKEAVREKNWHVLPLPEKSAPKTFYFGMDGTQSNESRNCVDQHMEQIQSRLQAREINGAIECHDYTDDGKSGIEDISLKLRPTLPKKQLEIPRFSPSAAWRLLSALEAPGPTMSTASEEIPVMFEERIERLSRPPPPLIALGPRSSHDKSGDSGISGDAGAANDDSLDISTNTNNNRLKTAATRPAWTPQQDLGEESSSDAGVDSPPPMPTPVKFPPRAHVFSLSLPRDDNRMYLYNPDLKNKEGSTFNSLQKLKRSVSGALGLGPLDLERKRTRDILDDNWLLSTSAPTSLQHTQITDVTRSSPPGWKPSFDEDDDDEILAEDLEDRSDFPAIMKPPSFSYLASGGHVMYLPESNDSQYQPQSLSYRSNMAVESEKNSGNSSGSKFRKNGIDEFRKSNKDIEKTSKQSKESVLKEKSFANDGKVNGRFSKSCENISEMKQRSASPVGVQQNLQDDKELTPEVKAPLKSNSKGRRFTFQSTVRQIERRRLAEKLSREAEAKERQRKGELEAMRKVEEEFQRKRAREKANIRQQLRLYSMDENLSSLPTVWDSSQLSRADPDGAPSSSASSPTSVPPAKMTTIRKSSVSSDEYLRKRAPSMDSRQQQQQQHQQQPREYKDYRPKYYDWAPTESSSHLEYKQTTVHPKVVCDIPKSSPVFVDAHVNVAKTANLSSTPRSDNYRKDFAHGAVAARSSLASSDSELSQPNTRPHSRQAVTKSKPIRSRSASPTRSEEAASTEEESLVQPIKQQRNPSNGFVLNGVQPFVREKSYRPISFNPQPPPPIPS
- the LOC139107163 gene encoding protein split ends-like isoform X2 — translated: MGNNGSSSHQYCASNGHEVAGRGWTQSFPRELGRHHPQQQTGHKVLPEPPNQRLRATNNGSIIHNGGTISGRRPPALTLPHDLNKQGIFRSRSTSASNIGASRGRKLEHHCCYYGNARCCMENEMQELKRFGSEPDLRYSPMAREAARCNGKPQHQHAMEHRHCGSGHYPERECRERESRYRGKKKYKAPAPPSNGVIDGSSPDSYRNIIPRYAESGQDRSGGCRGEDEVQPPPRRSRLFKTRAESKRAQVNWLTSSSQPHVITERCENGGSGLENGRRWRDEDGRVANKENRLVWRDQNSHLHQDRWCRDEHRRSRVFDGKNTLQRSMSSPEFQAELMQVARKVRNKLNCGGRSSAETANLERGSDTDRCTKESKLEEAKRPEKRSAKNEEISPEERAVEDRIVEERRLADRCSRTENKHSSYNERKGNARDTGRAKDYLEERQAEGVSGGKRRLVEKSAMYDQSSGMRPKEPLRKGSKERQDAARHSAGEKLTSEKERRDLLEDYQRAKSVTKSRKYENAADTGRTRSESPVRPYIRVTDSRGQGSGRESTPERTSEAKEREKERDPDRRWRKSDVRNTDGLSDEKRWSCEPVPATAEKKDAKSKEKLARKPEAKEAVREKNWHVLPLPEKSAPKTFYFGMDGTQSNESRNCVDQHMEQIQSRLQAREINGAIECHDYTDDGKSGIEDISLKLRPTLPKKQLEIPRFSPSAAWRLLSALEAPGPTMSTASEEIPVMFEERIERLSRPPPPLIALGPRSSHDKSGDSGISGDAGAANDDSLDISTNTNNNRLKTAATRPAWTPQQDLGEESSSDAGVDSPPPMPTPVKFPPRAHVFSLSLPRDDNRMYLYNPDLKNKEGSTFNSLQKLKRSVSGALGLGPLDLERKRTRDILDDNWLLSTSAPTSLQHTQITDVTRSSPPGWKPSFDEDDDDEILAEDLEDRSDFPAIMKPPSFSYLASGGHVMYLPESNDSQYQPQSLSYRSNMAVESEKNSGNSSGSKFRKNGIDEFRKSNKDIEKTSKQSKESVLKEKSFANDGKVNGRFSKSCENISEMKQRSASPVGVQQNLQDDKELTPEVKAPLKSNSKGRRFTFQSTVRQIERRRLAEKLSREAEAKERQRKGELEAMRKVEEEFQRKRAREKANIRQQLRLYSMDENLSLPTVWDSSQLSRADPDGAPSSSASSPTSVPPAKMTTIRKSSVSSDEYLRKRAPSMDSRQQQQQQHQQQPREYKDYRPKYYDWAPTESSSHLEYKQTTVHPKVVCDIPKSSPVFVDAHVNVAKTANLSSTPRSDNYRKDFAHGAVAARSSLASSDSELSQPNTRPHSRQAVTKSKPIRSRSASPTRSEEAASTEEESLVQPIKQQRNPSNGFVLNGVQPFVREKSYRPISFNPQPPPPIPS